The window ACTGTCAGCACCTCCTGCTTGGGGCGGGCGAGGCGGTGCCCATTCAAAACGGGCGGCTACTGCTCGGCCGTTGGCAGCGCATCTTCCTTGTAGAGCTGGACCGGCCGCGGGTGCGGGAGGTCGTGGTCCAGGTGTTCGGATATGTCTGAAGATCTGGTGAGACGGCTGGCGCAGGTCCCGCCGCGGGAGCGGGTCCTGCTTCTTCCCCACTGTCTGCGCCCGAGTCAGACCTGTCCTGGGCGCCCATCGCGGGAGGGGTTCCAGTGTCCCCCAGCCTGTACGGAGCCGTGTGCCATCCGCACCCTGCGCGAGGAGGCCGTGCGGCTGGGGTACAAGGGCGTGTGCGTGGCCCCTGGCGGGGCGTTGGCCCTCCGGTTCGTGCGGGAGACTGCGCCGCAGG of the Candidatus Acetothermia bacterium genome contains:
- a CDS encoding DUF116 domain-containing protein: MRRLAQVPPRERVLLLPHCLRPSQTCPGRPSREGFQCPPACTEPCAIRTLREEAVRLGYKGVCVAPGGALALRFVRETAPQAVVAIACQKEVEEGIQAVGELSESRPWVVTVPLLRDGCVDTEVDLEEALRVLGAGGLG